Proteins encoded by one window of Haliaeetus albicilla chromosome 21, bHalAlb1.1, whole genome shotgun sequence:
- the LOC104317193 gene encoding ovalbumin-related protein X-like — protein sequence MGSISAANAEFSFDVFKDLKVHHANDNVFYSPLSIIAALAMVYLGARGNTEYQMEKVLHFDKIAGLGGTIQTKCGKSMNIHILFKELLSDITAPKANYSLHIANRLYAEKTRPILPIYLKCVKKLYRAGLEMVNFKTASDQARQLINSWVENQTNGQIQDFLERGSVDLDTVLVLVNAIYFKGIWKTAFKEDNTQEFPFRVTKQESRPVQMMCQNSTFKVATVAAEKMKILELPYASGELSMLVLLPDDVSGLEQLESKISFEKLAEWTSPNVMEKKRVKVYLPRMKIEQKYNLTSVLMALGMTDLFSPLANLSGISSAESLKISETIHEAYMEVNEEGTEMAGSAGVVGDTKHSSEFEEFRADHPFLFLIKHNPTNIILFFGRYCSP from the exons ATGGGCTCCATCAGTGCAGcaaatgcagaattttcttttgatgtATTCAAAGACCTGAAAGTCCACCATGCCAATGACAACGTCTTCTATTCGCCCCTGAGCATCATTGCAGCCTTGGCCATGGTTTATCTGGGAGCAAGAGGTAACACCGAGTATCAGATGGAGAAG GTTCTTCACTTTGACAAAATTGCAGGACTTGGAGGAACTATTCAGACCAAG TGTGGCAAGTCTATGAATATCCACATACTGTTTAAAGAACTTCTTTCTGATATCACTGCACCAAAAGCCAATTATTCACTCCATATTGCCAACAGACTCTATGCTGAAAAGACACGTCCAATCCTACCG ATCTACTTAAAATGTGTGAAGAAACTGTACAGAGCAGGTCTGGAAATGGTCAACTTCAAAACAGCATCAGATCAAGCCAGACAGCTCATTAATTCCTGGGTGGAAAATCAGACAAATG GACAGATCCAAGATTTCCTTGAACGAGGCTCTGTTGATCTCGATACTGTGCTGGTCCTTGTGAATGCCATTTACTTCAAAGGGATATGGAAGACGGCATTTAAAGAAGACAACACTCAGGAATTTCCCTTCAGAGTGACAAAG CAAGAAAGCAGACCTGTGCAAATGATGTGTCAGAACAGTACCTTCAAAGTGGCAACAGTGGctgcagagaaaatgaagatcCTGGAGCTTCCGTACGCCAGCGGAGAGCTGAGCATGTTGGTGCTGTTGCCTGATGACGTCTCTGGCCTGGAGCAG CTTGAGAGCAAAATCAGCTTTGAAAAACTTGCGGAGTGGACCAGTCCCAATGTGATGGAAAAGAAGAGAGTGAAAGTGTACCTCCCGCGCATGAAGATTGAGCAAAAATATAACCTTACATCTGTCTTAATGGCCTTGGGTATGACTGACCTGTTCAGCCCTTTGGCCAATCTGTCTGGCATCTCTTCAGCAGAGAGCCTGAAGATATCTGAGACCATCCATGAGGCATACATGGAAGTCAATGAAGAGGGCACCGAGATGGCTGGCTCAGCGGGTGTGGTGGGAGACACCAAACATTCCTCTGAGTTTGAAGAGTTTAGGGCTGACCACCCATTCCTTTTCTTGATCAAACACAATCCAACCAACATCATCCTCTTCTTTGGTAGATATTGTTCTCCCTAA
- the LOC104317192 gene encoding serpin B4 — MLPLGVAMALYPIAPEALSSSSTVNLTPSVLRRRELSKRKRNENIFFSPLSLSAAFGMVVLGARGNTLEQIEKVFHFSEVLSSTSQGNRYPSEKCEEAGGVHSQFQTLLTAVNEPRPGCSLTIANRLFGEITYPFFQQYLDSTKKFYRAELEPVNFKYTEEEAREKINFWVENETKGKIKDLFSAGFIDPSTVLVLVNAIYFKGKWAVEFKKEDTKETYFQLNKNERRTVQMMFQEGYFNMAIIEELKMKVIELPYFNNDLSMFILLPEVVCEDFTGLEQLECTLTYEKLAGWTSSARMQKLRVKVYLPQFKMEESYVLNKTLQEMGVMNVFDWGKADLSGISTKDGLVVSKAIQKSFVEVNEEGTEAVGAMGLVAVPLCRPISYEFKADHPFLFFIRHNPTNTILFFGRYSSP, encoded by the exons ATGCTGCCACTGGGAGTGGCAATGGCTTTATATCCCATTGCTCCAGAAGCCCTGTCATCAAGCTCAACAGTCAACTTGACACCATCAGTCCTGAGGAGAAG AGAgctgagcaaaagaaaaagaaatgaaaacatcttcTTCTCCCCACTAAGTCTCTCAGCTGCTTTTGGGATGGTTGTCCTCGGAGCCAGGGGCAACACACTCGAACAGATTGAGAAG gtatttcatttcagtgaagtttTAAGCAGTACAAGCCAGGGAAATAGATACCCTTCTGAGAAG TGCGAAGAAGCTGGAGGAGTCCATTCCCAGTTCCAGACTCTGTTGACTGCAGTCAATGAACCCAGACCAGGCTGCTCTCTCACCATTGCCAACAGGCTTTTTGGAGAAATCACTTATCCGTTCTTCCAG CAATACTTGGATTCCACAAAGAAATTCTATCGAGCAGAACTGGAACcagttaattttaaatacactgAAGAAGAAGCCAGAGAGAAGATTAACTTCTGGGtggaaaatgagacaaaag gtaaaatcAAAGACCTATTTTCTGCTGGGTTTATTGATCCCTCTACTGTGCTGGTCCTGGTCAAtgctatatattttaaaggaaagtgGGCAGTAGAATTTAAGAAAGAAGACACTAAGGAAACATATTTCCAACTGAACAAG AATGAGAGAAGGACAGTGCAGATGATGTTTCAAGAAGGTTATTTTAACATGGCCATCATAGAGgaactgaaaatgaaagtgaTAGAGCTCCCATACTTTAATAATGATCTGAGCATGTTCATTCTTCTTCCTGAAGTTGTCTGTGAGGACTTTACTGGCCTAGAACAG CTTGAATGCACCCTCACGTATGAAAAGCTAGCAGGATGGACCAGCTCGGCTAGGATGCAAAAGCTGAGAGTGAAGGTGTACCTGCCTCAGTTCAAGATGGAGGAAAGTTATGTTCTCAACAAAACTCTCCAGGAGATGGGAGTGATGAATGTTTTTGACTGGGGAAAAGCTGATTTGTCAGGAATCTCTACGAAAGATGGTTTGGTTGTGTCCAAGGCCATTCAGAAGTCATTTGTGGAAGTCAATGAAGAGGGCACGGAAGCAGTTGGTGCCATGGGGCTTGTTGCAGTACCTCTGTGTCGCCCAATTTCTTATGAGTTCAAAGCTGACCATCCATTCCTCTTCTTCATCAGACACAACCCAACCAACACTATTCTCTTCTTTGGAAGATATTCCTCCCCTTAA